The proteins below come from a single Pandoraea apista genomic window:
- the mdtN gene encoding multidrug transporter subunit MdtN gives MKMAGKSKAPLKGRLIALAIILVGIIVACYANYRSTQFPSTDDAAIDADVVHVATPVGGRIVRLAVQENQRVAKGDVLYEIDAVPYRLVLAQTRADLELARAALDTRQKTIYNEQANATIADDQTSKSMHNYALATRNVERLTPLAAKGYVSQQQLDQAQVAQRDAELSMKQAKAQKAASAQSVGDEAGALATVRAREAAVALAQHNLDDTVVRAPQNGYVTGLTVLSGETVAPSQSLFTLVHADEWFAVANFREGALSHIQVGDCATVYSMIDRSQAIAGKVVGIGAGIADAGRINLPRALPIVQASVNWVRVAQRFPVRVALHEPAERLVRIGASAVVEIRHGAACR, from the coding sequence ATGAAAATGGCCGGCAAAAGCAAAGCCCCGCTCAAAGGACGGCTGATCGCGCTGGCGATCATCCTTGTTGGCATCATCGTCGCCTGCTACGCCAACTACCGCTCGACGCAATTCCCCTCGACCGACGACGCCGCCATCGATGCCGATGTCGTGCACGTTGCCACGCCCGTTGGCGGACGCATCGTCAGGCTGGCGGTGCAGGAAAATCAGCGTGTCGCGAAGGGCGACGTTCTCTACGAAATCGACGCCGTTCCCTATCGTCTCGTGCTGGCCCAGACGCGCGCCGATCTCGAACTGGCCCGCGCCGCGCTCGATACCCGGCAGAAAACCATCTACAACGAGCAGGCCAACGCCACGATTGCCGACGACCAGACCAGCAAGTCGATGCATAACTATGCGCTGGCGACTCGCAATGTCGAACGGCTTACGCCGCTGGCCGCCAAGGGCTACGTGTCGCAGCAGCAACTCGATCAGGCGCAGGTCGCCCAGCGCGACGCCGAACTGTCGATGAAGCAGGCGAAGGCGCAGAAGGCGGCCAGCGCACAGAGCGTTGGCGACGAGGCGGGTGCGCTGGCGACCGTCCGTGCTCGCGAAGCCGCGGTCGCCCTCGCGCAGCACAACCTCGACGACACCGTCGTGCGCGCACCGCAGAACGGCTACGTCACGGGGCTCACCGTACTCTCCGGCGAAACGGTTGCGCCGAGTCAGTCGCTCTTCACGCTGGTGCACGCCGACGAATGGTTTGCCGTTGCCAACTTCCGGGAAGGCGCCCTCTCGCACATTCAGGTCGGCGATTGCGCGACGGTCTACTCGATGATCGACCGAAGTCAGGCCATCGCCGGCAAGGTCGTGGGGATCGGCGCGGGTATCGCCGACGCCGGACGCATCAACCTGCCGCGCGCATTGCCGATCGTGCAGGCGTCGGTGAATTGGGTGAGGGTGGCGCAGCGGTTCCCGGTGCGCGTTGCATTACATGAGCCAGCCGAACGGCTGGTCCGCATCGGTGCCAGCGCTGTCGTGGAGATCAGACATGGCGCTGCCTGCCGGTGA